TCTGGATGAGGTATTTTTCCATCCTTCTAAAAAGCATTATACACATCAGGTAGATGAAATCAATCGCTTGTTGAGCGAGCGTTCGATCTGAAGAGTTTAATTTCTTAAAAAACATCCAAAACTATTTCCGGTCTTCTGGGTTCTTACATGAAAAAAATCTAGAACATATGGAAAGCAATAAAGAAATCATTAGTGACCTTAAAGGATTGGTCAACATTGTTAACGATGGAAAAGAAGGGTATGAGTCTGCGAGTGAAACGACTGATAGTATTGAACTGAAAGGTTTATTCTTAAAGTACTCTGCTCAGCGTGCAGGTTATGCATTGGAGCTTAAAGAACATATCGTTCAGCATGGGGGAGATTCTGAAAATGAAGATGGCGGGATATTAGGTAGTTTGCACCGTACATGGATTGATATCAAACAAGCTTTAAGCAGTAAAGAAGATGCTGCTATTCTTGGCGCAATTGAAACTGGTGAAAAGGCTGCGATAGAGAAATTTGATAAGTGCCTGGAAGATTACGCATCTCATGCTGATCATATCGGATTATTACAGAAACAAAGAACTGGTATCCTGGAAGCCCTTAGAGAAATCGAGACTTACCACCAACGTCTGGCAAGATAATTCAATATACAATCAAAAAATGTTATGCCCGAAGGCCCGTCAATCGTCATATTAAGAGAACTTGTAGAAGAACTTCATTTAGAAGGTTCTTTCATTACCCATGTGGTAGGTGATACGACTATTGATAAGGCCCGAATGCTGGATCAGGAAGTTATTTCCTTTAAAAGCTGGGGCAAACATTTTTTGATCTGTTTTAAGGGTTTTAGTTTACGTATTCATTTCCTCATGTTCGGTAGTTACATGATTAATGAGCGGAAAGACAGACCTGCCAGATTAGGTTTGATTTTTGAAAACGATGAGCTCAATTTTTATACCTGTGCTTTGAAATTCATTGAAGGAGATATCAATCAGACTTATGACTGGTCTGGTGATGTCATGTCAGACCAGTGGGATCCTAAATTGGCTATAAAAAAGCTTAAAGAAAATGGAGATAGCCTGGTTTGTGATGTACTATTAGATCAAAATATATTTTCTGGTGTTGGAAATATCATCAAAAATGAGGTCTTGTATAGAATAGGGGTACACCCTTTAAGTACTGTGGCTGGTCTGCCTCCTGGTAAATTGAAAGAATTGGTCAAAGAGGCACGTTTATATAGTTTTGATTTTTTAGAATGGAAAAGGGCATTTGTCCTTAAAAAGCACTGGCTGGTGTATTCACGTAAGGTTTGCCCTTTGGGTCATCCTGTGGAAAAAGAATATCTTGGTAAAACCAAGAGAAGTACTTTTTTCTGTGAACGGTGTCAGAAATTATTTTCTTAACATTCGTTCAAAAGACTGCTCAAACAAAAATTGATATTGATTTGTTTCTTAAATGACTGATTTTCAGTAGGAATAAGATGAGGGTTTTTGAGCGTGATTTCTTAGGTAACTATCTTATCAGAATAACAGTTTGTCTGTTGTTGTTCAGTTCTTGTGGGGTTAGACGAGCTAATACATCGCAAGCTGCTGCAAATTACCCTACCCAAATTTCTATAAAAACAAGGTCTGATATTGAGCAGGATTCTTCGGGAAATCATCCTGAACTAACCAGAAAAGAGAAAGCACTTCGCGCAGCGTTTATTGACGTTCTGGAAACAAAGTCGGCCGATTTGCCTTTTCCAGATCTGATCAATAGTATTTATGAAAAAAAAGGATATCAGCCGATGCTGGTTCAAAGATTCTTTTCTGATCAGCAATTGCAAATGCTGTCTGATTATCTGGATAATTCTATAGCACATGGATTAAATCCTGAACAGTTTTTTGTTACTGGTTTAAAATATCAGCTGGATGAAGTGATTCACCAAAAATCATCCGATACTGTGAGAATTCAACGCAGTTTAGTTAAGCTGGAATTAGCTGTTGTTAATTCTTTAATCCGGTATAGTATGGCAATGCAGTATGGGGTGACAAATCCGGCTAAAATTTACAGTCATTATGCGACTCCGACTTTAATCCCTGATAGCAATTCAGTGATCAGTATTTTTGAAATAGTAAACCTTAAAACTTATCTGGATAGTATACAACCAAAGGAAAAAACCTACCTGGCTTTACAAAAAGTATTGAAGCGGCTGGATGCGGATACTACGGAAAATGAAGATAGTGTTAGGATTATAATGCGGCAGAAGGTGGTTGTGAATATGGAGAGGCTGAGGTGGAAAAATAAACCTGCTGAACAAAAATTTGTAGCGGTAAATATTGCAGATTTTAGTTTGGATGTAATGGATAATAACAAATCAGTATTACATATGAGGGTTTGTGTAGGAGAGCCTGGAGATAAACAAACGCCTCAGATTGGAAGTATGATTCACAGTGTCCAGATTAATCCGGTATGGAATATCCCGCAAAGTATAGCACGAAATGAGATTTCACGGTATGCTTCTGAAGATAGATACTATCTTTCTAATAATAATATCAAAGTTTTTAAAAAAGGTAAACTGATCAGAGATCCGGAGTCTATTGACTGGTCAGCTATTGATGTTCGGGATTACTCTTTTCAACAACAACCGGGAGCGAAAAATTCGTTGGGCAAAATTAAGTTTCTTTTTAAAAATGGAAGTAGTATTTATCTGCATGATACCCCAGTGAAAAGTGTATTTAAGCAAGGGATGCGCGCAATCAGCCATGGCTGTGTGCGGGTAGAAAAACCGCTTGATCTGGCTCTTGCGTTATTTGGAAAGGGGGAGAAGTATGATCAGCTCAAAAAGGGAATGGAGAGCGGTTACCCGCGTGCAAAGTTTATGGGTTTACCTCAGCAGATCCCAGTCCGGTTATTTTATTATACAGCCTGGCTCAATGAAAAAGGGGGAGTCCGGTTTGGTAAGGATATTTATGGCCTTGATCAATTGGTGTACGACGAAATGCAGAAGAAACAGTTTTGAAAAGAATGATGAATTATAGTTCCTTCTTGTATTCTTTCCTGATTTTATCTTTATGCGTAGTACCCCATTTAATCATTTCGTTCAGCAAAGTTTCAAGTGTATCGCTATAAGGGGTAATTTCATAGATAACTACAACCGGAGTGTCAGTATATACTTTTCGTTTTACAAAACCATTTAATTCTAATTCCTTAAGCTCTTTTGATAAGATTCTTGCTGAAATTCCAGTTACGGTTTGCTGTAGTTGATTAAAACGGCTGCTTCCTCCCGTGCGTAAGGCATTTATAATCTTCAATTTCCATTTTCCACCAATCACATAAAGTGTATCCTCTAATGCCATTATACCTCTGGTACATTCATCAGGGGTATGCTTTGCATTACAGCTTATAGTTTCTTCTTTTTTAAGTTCGGTCATGTGTTTGTGGTTGATAATCAGCGAACTATCCTAAAGGTTACCGCTAACCTTTAGGATAGTACTAACAAATAGTAAGCAAATGTAGATACTTTTGACTTATTAATCAATTTAAAAAAGATAGAAATGAAAAGTCAGGAAATATTACATCAGCCTTATACCTTAGGATCTTTAGTGCTGAAAAACAGATTTGTAATGGCGCCGATGACCAGAAGCCGTGCGCTGAATTACATGCCAAATGATTTAATGCTTGAATATTATAAACAGCGTTCCACCGCGGGCTTAATTATTACCGAAGGAGTTGCGCCTTCAGCTAATGCAACTGGATATGTCAGGATTCCAGGAATTTATACTGAAGCCCAAATTGAGGGCTGGAAAAAGATAACAGCTGCTGTTCATGAGAACGACGCGAAGATATTTGCGCAGGTTATTCATACGGGCAGGGCGTCACACGTAGATAATTTACCTGAGGGAGGTGAAATATTAGCTCCTTCTGGAATTTCTACAGATTCAGATGTTTGGACGGATACCCAGGGAATGCAAAAAGCGTCCTTGCCAAGAGAAATGACTACTGCTGATATAGAAGCAACAAAGAATGAATTTGTGCAGGCTGCATTGAATGCTATTGAGGCTGGTTTTGACGGGATAGAATTACATGGGGCAAATGGTTATTTGTTAGATCAGTTTTTAAACCCGGCTTCTAATCAGAGAACTGATGGATATGGTGGAAGTGTAGAAAACAGGGCCCGTTTTTATATTGAGGTTACGGCTGCGGTAGTTAATGCTATCGGTAAAGATAAAGTAGGGGCCCGTATATCTCCATATGGATTATTTAATGGAATGATTATTTATCCTGAAATGGAAGATACATTCTTTTACCTGGCGGCAGAATTAAGCAAAATTGGTATTGTATATCTTCATCTGGTTGATCACAGTAGTATGGGGGCGCCAGCTTTAACTGATTCAGTGGTAAAGGGAATCAGAACCAATTTTAAAGGTACTATTGTGGGAGTGAAAAATTATACGGCAGAAACTGCTGTAGCAGATATTGAAAATGGAACAATTGATTTACCTGCTTTCGGTAGAGCTTTTATCGCTAATCCTGATTTGCCTTATAAGTTTTTGAATAACCTGGAATTAGCACAACCTGATATGGCAACTTTATATGTTGCTAGTGCTACTGGTGAAGCCGGGTATACTGATTATCCTTTTGCAGAGGTAGTATCATCATAGTTTCATTCTTGAAATACATTGGCCATCCTGGTAGTGCTTAACAGGATAGCCAATGTGTTTTATGCTTATTTATCCAGCATAAATTGCCATTTATATAGAAATTCTAATTCGTCTATTTTGACGAAATTATTCTTTTGCAGCAGTATAAAGGATGCCTGGTTAAATTTTGTAGTATGTGCAATTATTGATTTTACCTGGTGCTGTTCCGATGCCCATTGGATCATCCCGTTTATTGCTTCTTTCATGTAACCTTTTTCTCGGAAGGATTCATAGATACCATATCCGATTTCAATTTCTCCTTCTTCGTTCGGTTCTCCGATAAAACAAAGGTCACCGATCAGATGATTTGAATCTGCTGCTATGATAACCCATAATGTGGAATAGAGATAATCGCTTTTACTATCATTTATTTTAGGAATGATAGTCTGTTCGATTGCTTCCTGAAGTTCAAATGTAATTGTTCTTGGAATGTAATGCGTTTGAAATTCTTCTTCTAAAGATCCGTCAGCTAAGATGTATTTCTGAAGCTGTTCAAGAGTTAAGGGCTTAATAATTAATCTTTTTGTGGTTACCATTTTCTGGTTTGGCTAATTTCGGCAGAGAATCGATGTCAGAGTACTGCCGAACTTGTGATGTTTTGTTTCTTGTCTGTTTTGATTAAATAATGTTGCCTCATTATTGTAAACATATCGTTTAGCTATGCTGCGGGCATGGTTTAATGAATTCAGGAAAGCTTAAGTGACTTTTTTGGTTATGATCTCGCTATTGTATTTCAACAGTAGATAAATTTCATTTTTTAAGCTGTACAGGAAATCATCTCCCTCTGAATTCAGGGATAGATATATTTGCCGTCGGATAGAGGCTAAGCGATGTACTTGTTACAAAATCATAATTTCAAATATATAAAAACAAAATTAACTTTCTGATTTTTTGAAAGATTTCATCATATATAAGCTGTAACCTAAATTAATTTCATGATAGACTTTGAAGTTGAATTTTTCGTACCAGGGAAGGTTTTTCAGGGTAGAGGTTTCGAGATATATCTGCCTGTTTTGCTGTTGGCTGTCCTGAATAATTTCTGCTAATAACTGACTTCCAATTCCCTTATGCTGCGCTGAGGTTAATACACCTAAAAACCATAAGTAATAAAAGGGTGTGTTTGGGTAATGGCTTTTAATTTGGCTTTCGCGGCTCATAGCTTTATTTGCTCTGCTGATTCCTATTGCTTTGAAAACTAAAGTCAGATCGGCCCAAATGGCTTTTATACTGGATTTTT
The sequence above is drawn from the Pedobacter cryoconitis genome and encodes:
- a CDS encoding ferritin-like domain-containing protein, producing the protein MESNKEIISDLKGLVNIVNDGKEGYESASETTDSIELKGLFLKYSAQRAGYALELKEHIVQHGGDSENEDGGILGSLHRTWIDIKQALSSKEDAAILGAIETGEKAAIEKFDKCLEDYASHADHIGLLQKQRTGILEALREIETYHQRLAR
- a CDS encoding DNA-formamidopyrimidine glycosylase family protein, with amino-acid sequence MPEGPSIVILRELVEELHLEGSFITHVVGDTTIDKARMLDQEVISFKSWGKHFLICFKGFSLRIHFLMFGSYMINERKDRPARLGLIFENDELNFYTCALKFIEGDINQTYDWSGDVMSDQWDPKLAIKKLKENGDSLVCDVLLDQNIFSGVGNIIKNEVLYRIGVHPLSTVAGLPPGKLKELVKEARLYSFDFLEWKRAFVLKKHWLVYSRKVCPLGHPVEKEYLGKTKRSTFFCERCQKLFS
- a CDS encoding L,D-transpeptidase family protein; translation: MRVFERDFLGNYLIRITVCLLLFSSCGVRRANTSQAAANYPTQISIKTRSDIEQDSSGNHPELTRKEKALRAAFIDVLETKSADLPFPDLINSIYEKKGYQPMLVQRFFSDQQLQMLSDYLDNSIAHGLNPEQFFVTGLKYQLDEVIHQKSSDTVRIQRSLVKLELAVVNSLIRYSMAMQYGVTNPAKIYSHYATPTLIPDSNSVISIFEIVNLKTYLDSIQPKEKTYLALQKVLKRLDADTTENEDSVRIIMRQKVVVNMERLRWKNKPAEQKFVAVNIADFSLDVMDNNKSVLHMRVCVGEPGDKQTPQIGSMIHSVQINPVWNIPQSIARNEISRYASEDRYYLSNNNIKVFKKGKLIRDPESIDWSAIDVRDYSFQQQPGAKNSLGKIKFLFKNGSSIYLHDTPVKSVFKQGMRAISHGCVRVEKPLDLALALFGKGEKYDQLKKGMESGYPRAKFMGLPQQIPVRLFYYTAWLNEKGGVRFGKDIYGLDQLVYDEMQKKQF
- a CDS encoding winged helix-turn-helix transcriptional regulator, with the protein product MTELKKEETISCNAKHTPDECTRGIMALEDTLYVIGGKWKLKIINALRTGGSSRFNQLQQTVTGISARILSKELKELELNGFVKRKVYTDTPVVVIYEITPYSDTLETLLNEMIKWGTTHKDKIRKEYKKEL
- a CDS encoding alkene reductase, which translates into the protein MKSQEILHQPYTLGSLVLKNRFVMAPMTRSRALNYMPNDLMLEYYKQRSTAGLIITEGVAPSANATGYVRIPGIYTEAQIEGWKKITAAVHENDAKIFAQVIHTGRASHVDNLPEGGEILAPSGISTDSDVWTDTQGMQKASLPREMTTADIEATKNEFVQAALNAIEAGFDGIELHGANGYLLDQFLNPASNQRTDGYGGSVENRARFYIEVTAAVVNAIGKDKVGARISPYGLFNGMIIYPEMEDTFFYLAAELSKIGIVYLHLVDHSSMGAPALTDSVVKGIRTNFKGTIVGVKNYTAETAVADIENGTIDLPAFGRAFIANPDLPYKFLNNLELAQPDMATLYVASATGEAGYTDYPFAEVVSS
- a CDS encoding GNAT family N-acetyltransferase, whose protein sequence is MVTTKRLIIKPLTLEQLQKYILADGSLEEEFQTHYIPRTITFELQEAIEQTIIPKINDSKSDYLYSTLWVIIAADSNHLIGDLCFIGEPNEEGEIEIGYGIYESFREKGYMKEAINGMIQWASEQHQVKSIIAHTTKFNQASFILLQKNNFVKIDELEFLYKWQFMLDK
- a CDS encoding GNAT family N-acetyltransferase codes for the protein MIKATIKDKPLVIKILSDSFDDNKSVNYIIKQDNKREKRVKALMEYSFDTCFMFGEVYLSNDKTACALILYPDRKKSSIKAIWADLTLVFKAIGISRANKAMSRESQIKSHYPNTPFYYLWFLGVLTSAQHKGIGSQLLAEIIQDSQQQNRQIYLETSTLKNLPWYEKFNFKVYHEINLGYSLYMMKSFKKSES